A portion of the Flavobacterium magnum genome contains these proteins:
- a CDS encoding OmpA family protein codes for MKKILLLFLLLLCFGARAQEFDAQRAKRLFERTFYSDALPLYEELVKDNRSLEVLRNLSDCYYYTNDIGNALQYYRLLLSTFPNVDDEYRFRYNQCLRATGNTELANGLLRKSLNGAALDAFEKSVHELDNISGIGNRFEIHNLAVNTKDADFGAIMAGDSIVFAATANDPVSKRYKWNDERYLDLFSIASAEATTARPFPAAVNTMMHEAGAVITKDGNTMYFTRNNYKNGKRAKNAQKVSVMQLFRAERVAGQWANITALPFNSEDYSVEHPALADDGRTLYFASDMPGTLGSFDIFSVSINGNDYGALVNLGDRINTPRKEQFPFVSKDDKLYFSSNGHFGYGLMDVFVSEIHDGSFSRPLNVGLPVNSGYDDFAFNIDPVTKEGFFASDRPGGKGGDDMYSLLETKPLIVRDCMQWIAGIISDVDTALPLENAIVVLQDENRKEILRTTTQPDGKFSFEALCGSGYVVLASKTMYSSDSRKLSLDKTRDKVNDASMALKSDAAVKKEQQVAADKEKAELAEKQEQQREQDKQLAETRKKEKEEAIISKEKDVVRDNGRLLIRTEPIYFDYDLWYIRKESKPILNRVIELMKKYPDMVVEIGSHTDVRGNNAYNLELSSKRAESTRDYFLKMGVPAGRISAKGYGETVPIIPCIPDHSCTEEQHELNRRSEFVIKNL; via the coding sequence ATGAGGAACTCGTAAAGGACAACCGCTCGCTCGAAGTGTTGCGCAATCTTTCAGACTGCTATTATTATACGAACGATATAGGTAATGCCCTGCAGTATTACCGCTTGTTGCTAAGTACCTTCCCTAATGTGGATGACGAGTATCGTTTCCGGTACAACCAATGCCTGCGGGCTACGGGCAATACGGAACTGGCCAACGGGCTGCTGCGTAAATCGTTGAATGGCGCGGCGCTGGATGCGTTTGAAAAAAGCGTGCATGAGCTCGACAACATATCGGGGATTGGGAACCGGTTTGAGATTCACAACCTGGCTGTAAACACGAAGGATGCAGACTTCGGGGCAATAATGGCAGGCGACAGCATTGTCTTTGCAGCAACCGCCAACGACCCGGTTTCAAAAAGGTACAAATGGAACGACGAGCGTTATCTCGACTTGTTTTCAATCGCTTCCGCAGAAGCAACGACGGCCCGACCTTTTCCGGCAGCGGTCAATACCATGATGCATGAAGCCGGTGCGGTAATCACTAAAGACGGCAACACCATGTACTTTACGAGGAACAATTATAAGAATGGGAAACGCGCCAAAAATGCGCAGAAAGTATCGGTCATGCAGTTGTTCCGAGCTGAGCGCGTCGCAGGGCAGTGGGCGAATATCACCGCGCTCCCTTTCAACAGCGAAGATTATTCTGTAGAACATCCGGCGCTGGCCGACGATGGGCGGACATTGTATTTCGCCTCCGACATGCCGGGAACACTGGGTTCGTTTGACATCTTCAGCGTCAGCATCAACGGGAACGATTACGGCGCCCTGGTAAATTTAGGCGACAGGATCAATACGCCACGTAAGGAACAGTTCCCATTTGTTTCGAAAGATGATAAGTTATACTTCTCCTCAAACGGGCATTTCGGCTATGGCCTGATGGACGTGTTTGTGTCGGAGATACACGACGGCAGCTTCAGCCGACCTCTGAACGTGGGCCTTCCAGTGAATTCTGGCTACGACGACTTTGCGTTCAATATCGATCCGGTTACCAAAGAGGGTTTTTTTGCTTCTGACCGGCCCGGCGGAAAGGGCGGTGATGATATGTACAGCCTGTTAGAGACCAAACCGCTGATCGTTCGCGATTGTATGCAGTGGATTGCCGGAATCATATCCGATGTCGATACCGCACTGCCGTTAGAAAATGCGATTGTCGTGCTGCAGGATGAAAACAGGAAGGAGATCCTGCGTACCACGACGCAGCCGGACGGAAAGTTTTCGTTTGAAGCCCTATGTGGAAGCGGGTATGTCGTTTTGGCGTCGAAAACCATGTACAGCAGCGATTCCCGGAAGCTGTCGCTCGACAAGACGCGGGATAAGGTGAATGATGCTTCGATGGCGCTCAAGTCGGATGCCGCGGTGAAAAAGGAGCAGCAGGTTGCCGCCGATAAGGAAAAAGCGGAACTGGCCGAAAAGCAAGAGCAGCAGCGCGAACAGGACAAACAGCTGGCCGAGACCAGGAAGAAGGAGAAGGAGGAAGCGATTATCAGCAAAGAAAAAGATGTGGTACGCGATAACGGCAGGCTGCTGATCCGGACCGAACCGATTTATTTTGATTATGACCTGTGGTACATTCGCAAGGAGTCCAAGCCGATACTGAATCGGGTCATTGAACTGATGAAGAAATATCCTGACATGGTCGTCGAAATCGGGTCGCATACCGATGTACGCGGAAACAATGCCTACAACCTGGAACTGTCGTCAAAAAGGGCCGAGTCGACGCGGGATTATTTCCTGAAAATGGGGGTACCGGCCGGAAGGATTTCTGCAAAAGGCTATGGGGAAACGGTACCGATTATCCCTTGCATCCCTGACCATTCCTGTACCGAAGAGCAACATGAACTGAACAGGCGAAGTGAATTTGTCATCAAAAACCTCTAG
- the rodA gene encoding rod shape-determining protein RodA produces the protein MRNQSIRSNLDWITVMIYIVLVIMGWLNIYSSSLPEEGAELFDLSQFYGKQLLNIILAVPLIIVILSVDGKFYEKFAGLIYAGTVVLVAGLFVLGKEVNGQTNWYSFGSFSLQPAEFAKIGASLALAKYLSDVQVNLKDVNRQMQALAIIFLPVLLIAPHDPGSALIFMVFFFVLYREGLPSWYLWTGFIAAILFVLSLVMTTWAIILIAAAVIAVIYLRTRIVNRNIILSTMMLVLVSGFTVSTSYVFDHVFQQHHRDRFNILLGKKVDDKGIGYNLNQSKIAIGSGGLLGKGYLEGTQTKGGFVPEQHTDYIFTTVGEEWGFVGSMTVVLLFIGLIVRIIYMAERQKTKFSRVYGYCVASILFIHFFVNITMVMGLFPTIGVPLPMFSYGGSGLWGFTVLIFIFVKMDANKVNEW, from the coding sequence ATGAGAAATCAAAGCATCAGGAGCAATCTGGACTGGATCACGGTGATGATTTATATCGTATTGGTCATCATGGGATGGCTCAATATTTACTCGTCGTCATTGCCGGAAGAAGGGGCTGAACTGTTTGACCTTTCGCAGTTCTATGGCAAGCAGTTGCTGAACATCATCCTGGCCGTCCCGCTTATCATTGTGATCCTGTCTGTTGACGGAAAGTTTTATGAAAAATTTGCCGGCTTAATCTACGCTGGTACCGTCGTGCTGGTTGCCGGTTTATTCGTTCTGGGTAAGGAAGTAAATGGGCAGACGAACTGGTACTCCTTTGGCAGCTTCAGTCTGCAACCCGCTGAATTCGCAAAAATCGGCGCGTCACTCGCACTGGCAAAATATCTCAGTGACGTGCAGGTCAACCTGAAGGATGTCAACCGTCAGATGCAGGCGTTGGCCATTATATTCCTTCCGGTATTGCTCATTGCGCCGCATGACCCCGGAAGCGCATTGATTTTCATGGTGTTCTTTTTCGTACTGTATCGCGAAGGGTTGCCGTCGTGGTACCTTTGGACCGGGTTCATCGCCGCCATCCTTTTCGTACTGAGCCTCGTGATGACGACCTGGGCCATCATCCTGATTGCCGCCGCAGTCATTGCGGTCATTTATTTACGGACACGGATCGTAAACAGGAATATCATCCTGAGCACAATGATGCTGGTATTGGTTTCGGGATTCACGGTATCCACGAGCTATGTTTTCGACCACGTTTTCCAACAGCACCACCGCGACCGGTTCAACATCCTTTTGGGGAAGAAAGTCGATGACAAGGGAATCGGGTACAACCTCAACCAATCTAAAATTGCTATCGGGTCCGGCGGACTTTTGGGCAAGGGCTATCTCGAAGGCACCCAGACCAAGGGCGGTTTCGTGCCTGAGCAGCACACGGATTATATCTTTACTACCGTTGGTGAGGAATGGGGATTTGTGGGATCGATGACCGTCGTGCTGCTTTTCATCGGCCTGATTGTGCGAATCATTTATATGGCCGAAAGACAGAAAACCAAGTTCAGTCGCGTGTATGGGTACTGCGTCGCGTCGATTTTGTTCATTCACTTCTTTGTAAACATTACCATGGTGATGGGTCTATTCCCGACCATTGGCGTACCACTGCCGATGTTTTCGTATGGCGGCTCCGGACTATGGGGCTTCACGGTGCTGATTTTCATTTTCGTTAAAATGGATGCCAACAAGGTCAACGAGTGGTAA